A genome region from Psychrobacter jeotgali includes the following:
- a CDS encoding lytic murein transglycosylase, with product MRLTHFSTLSLLAAAIGLSFASTAGAARPPAPDLSNSEFQQCLDRLQSSSKFRGVDSYTFNTYRPSQPDPSVIQSLNYQPEFQKDVWDYLSVLVDKERVEDGIRAKRQWGDTLRQIESRYGVKPEHVLGVWGVESNFGQTLGKKPLFESLATLSCFDRRQSYFQGEFANALKIVQRGDIAPSDMTGSWAGAFGQTQFMPSTFLELAVDFDGDGRRDLVNSVPDALASTANFLDNRGYRTGEPWGYEVKLPDGYWAASNRKDKKSMSHWRNQGLTLANGSPLPYDLSSAGLLLPAGKDGPAFLVGKNFDTFYSYNASENYALAIAHLSDLIAKEDSSKTDFITAWPTDDPGISRQQAKDIQQALLNAGYDIGGVDGIIGDNTRTAIQQYQTSRGIFPADGRAGQRFYSQITQGQTQTPSARPSMPVPTDRMGQLIEHQTTITPSTSSYSAPSQPTTSGNTRYRRIIGSDGVTRLVRVDEGS from the coding sequence ATGCGTTTGACTCATTTTTCTACTTTATCGCTATTGGCTGCTGCTATCGGACTTAGTTTTGCCAGCACCGCTGGGGCCGCTAGACCACCTGCGCCCGACTTGTCTAATAGCGAGTTTCAGCAGTGTCTAGATAGATTACAAAGCTCTAGCAAGTTTCGCGGAGTTGATAGCTATACCTTTAACACCTATCGTCCTAGCCAGCCTGATCCTAGCGTCATCCAATCGCTGAACTATCAGCCTGAATTTCAAAAAGACGTTTGGGATTATCTGTCCGTATTAGTAGATAAAGAACGGGTTGAAGACGGTATTCGTGCCAAGCGTCAATGGGGCGACACGCTACGCCAAATTGAATCACGTTATGGCGTCAAGCCTGAGCACGTCTTAGGCGTGTGGGGTGTGGAGTCCAATTTCGGTCAGACTTTGGGCAAAAAGCCGTTATTTGAATCCTTAGCGACGCTATCTTGCTTTGACCGTCGTCAGAGCTATTTCCAAGGTGAGTTCGCCAATGCGCTCAAAATCGTCCAGCGTGGTGATATTGCGCCAAGCGACATGACTGGCTCATGGGCAGGGGCATTTGGACAGACCCAGTTTATGCCGAGTACCTTTTTAGAGTTGGCGGTGGATTTTGATGGTGATGGTCGCCGAGATCTCGTTAATAGCGTACCGGATGCACTTGCTTCTACCGCTAACTTCTTGGACAATCGTGGTTACCGCACAGGTGAGCCTTGGGGCTATGAAGTCAAACTTCCTGATGGCTACTGGGCGGCCTCTAACCGCAAAGATAAAAAGTCGATGAGTCACTGGCGTAATCAAGGCTTAACACTGGCTAATGGTAGCCCATTGCCTTACGACTTGAGCAGTGCTGGTTTATTATTGCCAGCAGGCAAAGATGGCCCAGCATTTTTAGTAGGTAAGAATTTCGATACATTTTACTCTTATAACGCTTCAGAGAACTATGCGCTAGCTATTGCTCACTTGTCTGATCTAATCGCTAAAGAGGACAGCAGCAAAACAGACTTTATTACCGCATGGCCGACCGATGATCCCGGCATTAGCCGTCAGCAAGCCAAAGATATCCAGCAAGCATTACTTAATGCCGGCTATGATATCGGCGGTGTTGATGGCATTATTGGGGATAATACCCGCACCGCTATTCAGCAATACCAAACCAGTCGTGGTATTTTCCCCGCAGATGGACGTGCTGGACAAAGGTTCTATAGTCAAATCACGCAAGGTCAAACTCAAACACCAAGCGCTAGACCTTCTATGCCTGTACCAACTGATCGAATGGGACAGTTGATCGAGCATCAAACCACCATTACTCCAAGCACTTCTTCGTATTCAGCACCGAGTCAGCCAACAACTTCAGGCAATACTCGCTATCGCCGTATAATAGGAAGCGATGGGGTAACTCGTCTGGTACGGGTTGATGAAGGCTCGTAA
- the murI gene encoding glutamate racemase, protein MQNSSAQFKLVDLNANNKSSAPIGLFDSGIGGLSVYLHLAQQLPAERYIYYADTLNVPYGTRDSKDIEALTLNAIDWLYQQGCKLIVIACNSASAYALEAARYRYPNLPIVGLVPALKPAVLATQTGHVAVLATKATLEGTLLNQVITEIAAPNNTTVTKYFDPLLVPWVEDGMPEHSATADTLRQRIREFASVGVDYLVLGCTHYPFFKDFLLREIKEQQLPIQIVDSGQAIAARVQHLLVVNKMLALSHNPELSQPLVFYASKYNDNLSRRVQQLVGASAEIEMLG, encoded by the coding sequence GTGCAAAATAGTTCTGCTCAATTTAAGCTTGTTGACTTAAACGCTAATAATAAAAGCAGCGCGCCCATCGGTTTATTTGATTCTGGTATTGGCGGTCTTTCGGTCTATTTGCACTTAGCCCAGCAACTCCCAGCCGAACGTTATATATATTATGCAGATACTTTAAATGTGCCCTACGGTACGCGTGACAGTAAGGATATTGAAGCCTTGACCTTGAATGCCATTGACTGGTTATATCAACAAGGCTGTAAGCTAATTGTCATCGCCTGTAATAGTGCCTCAGCCTATGCGCTTGAAGCGGCTCGTTATCGCTATCCTAACCTACCTATCGTGGGTTTAGTGCCGGCATTAAAACCTGCAGTACTTGCTACCCAGACTGGACATGTAGCGGTATTGGCTACCAAAGCTACACTAGAGGGAACGTTACTTAACCAGGTGATTACTGAGATTGCCGCTCCTAATAATACTACTGTGACCAAATATTTTGACCCTCTGCTAGTGCCTTGGGTTGAGGACGGTATGCCAGAGCATTCTGCAACTGCGGATACTTTGCGCCAACGAATACGTGAGTTTGCAAGTGTAGGTGTTGATTATCTGGTGCTCGGTTGTACGCATTATCCTTTCTTTAAGGACTTTTTATTACGGGAAATAAAAGAGCAGCAATTGCCTATACAAATAGTAGATTCGGGACAAGCTATCGCTGCTCGTGTACAACATTTATTAGTGGTCAATAAGATGTTAGCTTTATCGCATAACCCTGAGCTCAGTCAGCCTTTGGTTTTTTATGCCAGCAAATACAATGATAACTTGAGTAGAAGGGTGCAGCAGCTGGTAGGAGCGTCTGCCGAAATAGAGATGCTTGGTTGA